From a single Shewanella denitrificans OS217 genomic region:
- a CDS encoding cbb3-type cytochrome oxidase subunit 3, with the protein MDYGTLQGILTIIVMVTFVGIFAWAYSSRRHKQFDEAANLVFSDDEKPQDTKDSGEQK; encoded by the coding sequence ATGGATTACGGAACCTTGCAAGGCATTTTAACCATCATTGTAATGGTGACCTTCGTCGGTATATTTGCTTGGGCTTATAGCTCGCGTCGTCATAAACAATTTGATGAAGCGGCTAACCTGGTGTTTTCTGATGATGAAAAACCTCAGGATACGAAGGACTCAGGAGAGCAAAAATAA
- the uspE gene encoding universal stress protein UspE encodes MTEYKKILVVINPTVDHQAALARAVELATKSNASITAFLSIYDFSYEMTSILSSHEREAMRQGVIDQRSAWLDTAIAPFNSAGVAIDSKVIWHNRPFESVINCALEGQYDLIVKSTHEHDKLKAVIFTPTDWHLMRKAPMPVLMVKEHDWPVAGKILCALNVASEDSEHQTLNGKIIEHAKDLATKFSADVHLVNGYPGTPVNLAIELPDFDAHAYNNNIRMQHQSRVECLAQAYDIPLDRCHVEEGLPEDVIPEVADRIDAELVILGTVGRTGFSAALIGNTAEHVIDSIRCDLLAIKPEGYVSPLAE; translated from the coding sequence ATGACGGAATATAAAAAGATTTTAGTGGTAATCAATCCAACTGTAGATCATCAGGCGGCATTAGCACGCGCTGTTGAGCTTGCAACCAAAAGCAATGCCAGTATTACCGCTTTCTTATCTATCTATGATTTCTCCTATGAGATGACCTCCATATTATCCAGCCATGAACGTGAAGCCATGCGCCAAGGGGTTATCGATCAGCGTAGCGCCTGGCTAGATACTGCCATAGCACCATTTAACAGCGCAGGCGTTGCCATTGACTCTAAAGTGATTTGGCACAATCGCCCGTTCGAGAGCGTGATTAATTGTGCCCTCGAAGGCCAGTACGATCTTATTGTTAAAAGCACTCATGAACACGATAAGCTCAAAGCGGTCATTTTCACCCCGACCGATTGGCATCTTATGCGTAAAGCGCCCATGCCTGTGTTGATGGTAAAAGAACATGATTGGCCAGTAGCAGGCAAAATTTTGTGCGCCCTTAATGTCGCCTCTGAAGACTCGGAGCACCAAACCCTCAACGGTAAGATTATCGAACATGCCAAAGACTTAGCGACAAAATTCTCGGCCGACGTGCACTTAGTGAATGGCTATCCTGGCACCCCAGTTAATTTAGCGATTGAGCTGCCTGACTTCGATGCTCATGCCTATAACAACAATATTCGCATGCAGCATCAATCTCGGGTCGAATGCTTAGCCCAGGCGTATGACATTCCGCTGGATCGTTGTCACGTGGAAGAAGGCTTGCCCGAAGATGTTATTCCTGAGGTTGCCGACCGCATTGACGCCGAGTTAGTGATTTTAGGCACTGTGGGACGCACGGGCTTTTCCGCAGCCCTTATTGGTAATACCGCTGAGCACGTGATTGACAGCATTCGCTGTGACTTATTGGCCATCAAGCCTGAAGGTTATGTGTCACCACTGGCTGAATAG
- the ttcA gene encoding tRNA 2-thiocytidine(32) synthetase TtcA, whose translation MSDIVVDDFSEKQAARLNKLSKRLHREVGKAIADYQMIEEGDRIMCCLSGGKDSYAMLDILLNLQKRAPISFEIVAVNLDQKQPGFPEHILPAYLDNLGVAYHILEKDTYSIVKEKIPEGKTTCSLCSRLRRGTLYGFAQRIGATKIALGHHRDDIIETLFLNMFFAGKMKAMPPKLLSDDGANMVIRPLAYCREKDIAEYAKFKEFPIIPCNLCGSQENLKRGAVKDMLKQWDKHHPGRIESIFTAMQNTSPSQGVDREQFDFAGLTRDPDAPMRGDVAESDLPAFDFLDTSNSGHIDLDAAKARSDLLSQQRIDIVSSYKP comes from the coding sequence ATGTCTGATATAGTGGTAGATGATTTTTCCGAAAAGCAGGCGGCACGCCTCAACAAATTAAGCAAACGCTTGCACCGTGAAGTAGGCAAGGCTATCGCCGATTACCAGATGATAGAAGAAGGCGATCGCATCATGTGTTGCCTCAGTGGCGGCAAAGACAGCTACGCTATGCTGGATATCTTGCTTAATTTGCAAAAAAGAGCGCCAATCTCATTTGAAATTGTGGCGGTCAACCTAGATCAAAAGCAACCCGGCTTCCCTGAGCATATCTTGCCTGCCTATCTCGATAATTTAGGTGTGGCATACCATATTCTTGAAAAAGACACTTACTCTATCGTCAAAGAGAAGATCCCCGAAGGCAAGACGACCTGCTCCCTTTGCTCTCGTCTGCGTCGTGGTACCTTATACGGCTTCGCCCAGCGCATCGGTGCCACCAAAATTGCCTTAGGTCATCACAGAGATGACATCATAGAAACGCTATTCTTAAACATGTTTTTCGCGGGCAAGATGAAAGCCATGCCGCCTAAGCTCTTGTCTGATGATGGTGCCAACATGGTGATCCGTCCACTGGCCTATTGCCGTGAAAAAGACATTGCCGAATACGCCAAATTCAAAGAATTCCCTATCATTCCTTGTAACTTATGTGGCTCTCAGGAAAATTTAAAACGCGGTGCAGTCAAAGACATGCTTAAGCAGTGGGACAAGCATCACCCAGGCCGCATCGAGTCCATCTTCACTGCGATGCAAAACACTTCGCCATCCCAAGGTGTGGATCGTGAACAATTCGACTTTGCTGGCCTTACTCGTGATCCAGATGCCCCCATGCGCGGTGACGTGGCAGAATCAGACTTACCTGCGTTTGATTTCTTAGACACCAGCAATTCAGGCCACATAGATTTGGACGCCGCTAAAGCGCGCTCAGACCTGTTAAGCCAGCAACGCATAGACATAGTCAGTAGCTACAAGCCCTAG
- a CDS encoding FNR family transcription factor translates to MIVTSKKSSRNANSGCAIHCNDCSMSELCIPFTLNANELEELDNIIERKKPVQKGDKLFQSGDGLKSLYAIRSGTIKSYTITQQGDEQITGFHLAGDVIGFDAIHKQAHQSFAEALETSMICEIPFDTLDSLAGTMPKLRQQIMRLMSHEIISDQEMILLLSKKNAEERLAAFIAKLANRFANRGFSPNEFRLSMTRGDIGNYLGLTVETISRLLGRFQKAQMIAVNGKYITIVDHQALNTLADHTEQ, encoded by the coding sequence ATGATAGTGACTTCAAAAAAATCGAGCCGCAATGCTAACTCAGGCTGCGCTATACATTGTAACGATTGCAGCATGTCCGAGCTGTGTATCCCGTTCACCCTCAATGCCAATGAACTTGAGGAACTGGATAACATCATAGAGCGGAAAAAGCCGGTGCAAAAAGGCGATAAACTGTTTCAATCTGGTGATGGCCTTAAGTCCTTGTATGCAATCCGCTCGGGCACCATCAAGAGTTACACCATTACTCAGCAAGGTGATGAACAGATCACGGGTTTTCACTTAGCCGGTGATGTTATAGGCTTTGATGCCATTCATAAACAGGCTCATCAAAGTTTTGCTGAAGCCCTTGAAACCTCGATGATTTGTGAAATTCCTTTCGATACCTTAGATAGCCTAGCCGGCACTATGCCTAAACTTAGGCAGCAAATCATGCGCCTGATGAGTCACGAAATTATCAGCGATCAAGAAATGATTTTATTGCTGTCTAAGAAAAATGCCGAAGAACGTCTCGCCGCCTTTATTGCTAAATTAGCCAACCGCTTTGCTAACCGCGGCTTCTCCCCTAATGAGTTTCGCCTCTCCATGACCCGCGGCGACATAGGTAATTACCTGGGCTTGACCGTGGAAACCATCAGCCGCTTATTGGGGCGTTTTCAAAAAGCGCAGATGATTGCCGTCAACGGGAAATACATCACTATTGTTGATCATCAGGCGCTCAATACACTGGCCGACCACACCGAGCAATAA
- a CDS encoding heavy metal translocating P-type ATPase translates to MNRCFHCAEPFIQVPLYTQINGTAQPMCCPGCQAVSQAIMDAGLMSYYQYRSEPGMKQTGLVPEQLSHFSAYDLAEVQQDFVHQQDILSTTSLTITGMSCAACAWLIEHRLSPIEGIAKVLVNSTTQRAMISWDNSQVKLSEILTQISQIGYQAAPYQQDEQEKQHHKDSRTFLLRLGLAGFATMQVMMFALALYTGYFRDLDEAIRDYFRWVSMIFAAPVVLYSAQPFYFSALRSLLSGKLNMDVSVSIAIGGAFTASCVATINGTGEVYFESVSMFTFFLLLGRYFEQNARRRASISSNNLHKLVPLTALRLDGNQQTEIPAKSLRLGDIILVRPGDAFAADGVVIDGSSSANEAMLTGEQMPVDKNLDCPVFAGTLNVEQPLQVRVTALGQDQLVAEIIRLQEIAAANKPAIAFMVDKLARYFSATILTTALITYLVWLQISPDDAFWVTLSVLVATCPCALALATPTAVTCATAIFTRLGIITRKAGVFEKLASIEQVVFDKTGTLTRGHIALGALSIIDPQQNKGDVLTEKQMLAIAAALEAGSLHPIALAFSRHYDPNVIATEIAHFVAQGIEGKVQGQVYRIGVKAFVQGNMSLTASDSQTTDNTKPTPDTSPCVWLSQNGRLIASIPIQDEVRSDAKQAVEALQQANIQVCIASGDSLSHVNALGHTLGIHQVYAEQKPQDKLTLINQLQLSHNTAMFGDGINDAPVLAGAYLSVAMGSGSAIAKNSADLILLGDHLSRFNDAIKVAKKANAIIKQNLFWAFGYNLLILPLAVTGHVPPYIAALGMSLSSILVVSNSLRLLRIKL, encoded by the coding sequence ATGAACCGCTGCTTTCATTGTGCTGAACCTTTTATTCAGGTGCCTTTGTATACCCAAATTAATGGTACTGCGCAGCCTATGTGCTGCCCTGGCTGCCAAGCCGTGTCTCAGGCGATCATGGATGCGGGGCTCATGAGCTACTATCAATATCGCAGTGAACCTGGCATGAAGCAGACAGGCTTAGTGCCTGAGCAGCTGTCCCATTTTAGTGCCTACGACTTAGCCGAAGTACAGCAAGATTTTGTCCATCAGCAGGATATATTAAGCACGACCTCGTTAACCATCACGGGCATGAGCTGCGCCGCCTGTGCCTGGCTTATCGAACACAGATTGTCCCCCATTGAAGGTATTGCCAAGGTATTGGTTAACTCAACCACTCAAAGGGCCATGATAAGCTGGGACAACAGCCAGGTTAAACTGAGTGAAATCTTGACTCAAATTAGTCAAATTGGTTATCAAGCCGCGCCGTATCAGCAAGACGAGCAAGAGAAGCAGCATCATAAAGACAGCCGCACCTTTTTACTGCGATTAGGCTTAGCGGGTTTTGCTACCATGCAGGTGATGATGTTTGCCTTGGCGTTATACACTGGCTACTTTAGGGATCTCGATGAGGCTATTCGTGATTACTTTCGTTGGGTCAGCATGATTTTTGCCGCCCCTGTGGTGCTTTATTCGGCGCAGCCTTTCTATTTTAGTGCCCTTCGCAGCCTGCTTAGCGGCAAACTCAATATGGATGTTTCTGTGTCTATCGCCATTGGCGGTGCCTTTACCGCCAGTTGTGTCGCGACTATCAATGGTACAGGTGAAGTGTATTTTGAATCTGTATCCATGTTTACCTTCTTCTTATTGCTGGGGCGCTATTTTGAGCAAAATGCGCGAAGACGCGCCAGTATTAGCAGTAATAATTTGCATAAACTCGTGCCGCTCACCGCTTTACGTCTCGATGGCAATCAACAGACAGAAATCCCTGCGAAAAGTTTACGCTTAGGGGACATCATTCTGGTGCGTCCTGGGGATGCCTTCGCCGCCGATGGGGTGGTGATTGATGGCAGTTCAAGCGCCAACGAAGCTATGCTCACTGGCGAGCAAATGCCGGTGGATAAAAATCTGGATTGCCCTGTGTTTGCGGGCACCCTCAATGTTGAGCAACCTCTGCAAGTGAGAGTGACCGCCCTTGGGCAAGATCAACTGGTGGCGGAAATCATTCGCCTGCAGGAAATCGCTGCGGCAAATAAGCCTGCCATCGCTTTTATGGTGGATAAATTGGCCCGTTATTTCTCAGCCACCATCTTAACCACGGCGTTAATCACGTATTTAGTCTGGCTACAAATCTCCCCAGATGATGCGTTTTGGGTGACCTTATCTGTCCTTGTGGCCACCTGCCCCTGCGCTTTGGCATTAGCCACCCCAACCGCAGTCACTTGCGCTACGGCTATTTTTACTCGTTTAGGCATCATCACTCGTAAAGCCGGCGTATTTGAAAAGCTTGCCAGCATAGAACAAGTCGTATTCGACAAAACCGGCACTTTAACTCGAGGGCATATCGCCTTAGGTGCGCTAAGCATTATTGATCCGCAGCAAAACAAGGGCGACGTGCTCACTGAGAAGCAGATGCTAGCCATAGCCGCTGCATTGGAGGCGGGTTCATTACACCCTATTGCGCTGGCTTTTAGTCGGCATTATGACCCTAATGTGATTGCTACAGAGATAGCCCATTTTGTGGCTCAAGGCATTGAAGGCAAAGTACAAGGTCAAGTATATCGAATAGGTGTTAAAGCATTCGTTCAAGGCAATATGAGCCTTACAGCAAGTGACAGCCAAACAACTGATAACACTAAACCCACTCCCGATACTTCTCCCTGTGTTTGGCTGAGTCAAAATGGCCGTCTCATTGCCAGTATACCAATACAGGATGAAGTGCGTAGCGATGCAAAACAGGCGGTTGAGGCACTGCAACAGGCCAATATTCAGGTCTGCATTGCCAGCGGAGACAGCTTAAGTCATGTCAATGCCTTAGGGCATACCTTAGGTATTCATCAAGTATATGCCGAACAAAAGCCCCAAGATAAACTGACGTTAATTAACCAATTGCAACTCAGTCACAATACCGCCATGTTTGGTGATGGCATTAATGATGCGCCTGTGCTGGCGGGGGCTTACTTGTCGGTCGCCATGGGCAGTGGCAGCGCGATTGCCAAAAACAGTGCCGATCTGATTTTACTTGGGGATCATTTATCCCGCTTCAACGATGCCATCAAGGTGGCGAAAAAAGCCAATGCTATTATTAAACAGAATTTATTCTGGGCTTTTGGCTATAACCTATTGATTTTACCCCTTGCGGTCACAGGCCATGTGCCGCCCTATATCGCCGCCCTTGGCATGTCATTAAGCTCCATTCTGGTCGTCAGCAACAGCCTGCGACTCCTTAGGATAAAATTATGA
- a CDS encoding HAD-IIA family hydrolase, which translates to MKNIICDIDGVLLHDNKLIPGSDSFIHRILEQGNPLVILTNYPVQTGKDLQNRLGAAGINVPEDCFYTSAMATADFLTHQEGNKAYVIGEGALTHELYKAGFTLTDINPDFVIVGETRAYNWDMIHKAAQFVAGGARFIATNPDTHGPSFSPACGALCAAIERITGKMPFYVGKPSAWIIRSALNHIKGHSDNTVIIGDNMRTDILAGFQAGLETILVTSGVSQLNDIGKEPFRPNHVFACAGDIDVV; encoded by the coding sequence ATGAAGAATATTATTTGTGATATCGATGGTGTACTACTGCACGATAACAAGTTAATTCCAGGCAGTGATAGCTTCATTCATCGCATTCTTGAACAAGGGAACCCGTTAGTCATACTCACAAATTACCCAGTACAAACAGGAAAAGACCTGCAAAATCGCTTGGGGGCCGCGGGTATTAATGTCCCCGAGGATTGTTTTTATACCTCAGCCATGGCGACAGCTGATTTTTTGACTCATCAAGAAGGCAACAAAGCCTATGTGATCGGTGAAGGTGCGCTTACCCATGAACTGTACAAGGCAGGTTTTACCCTGACTGATATTAATCCAGACTTTGTGATTGTCGGCGAAACTCGCGCCTACAATTGGGATATGATCCACAAGGCGGCGCAGTTTGTTGCAGGCGGCGCCCGCTTTATTGCCACTAACCCTGATACCCACGGTCCATCCTTCAGCCCAGCTTGCGGCGCCTTATGTGCCGCCATCGAGCGCATTACCGGAAAGATGCCCTTCTATGTGGGAAAACCTAGCGCTTGGATCATCCGCTCAGCGCTGAATCACATTAAAGGCCACTCGGACAATACTGTGATCATAGGTGACAATATGCGCACCGATATTTTGGCGGGCTTTCAAGCCGGGCTTGAAACCATCTTAGTCACCAGTGGCGTCAGTCAGCTCAATGATATTGGCAAAGAGCCGTTTCGCCCTAACCATGTGTTCGCCTGCGCAGGAGACATAGACGTGGTCTAA
- a CDS encoding M28 family metallopeptidase, translating into MKPYLPLCAMVLLSACTDSSDVINNSAQVAKSAVSTIDTIKTHEPAFDEARFRQGIQTLSSDTFEGRAPTTKGEKLTLDYLTQAFSEMGLKGANNGSFLQAVPMVSYTASEDQQVNFGGITLKYRKDMVLSSRHDNQHITIEKAPLVFVGYGINAPEYQWNDYQGLDMKGKIAVILVNDPGFAKPERQLFNGKAMTYYGRWNYKFEEASRQGALGAVIIHDTKPASYPWSVVENSWTGAQQDLVQDKAVQDARVQVEGWLTLDTAKALFTKAGVNLDNLMAQAAEQATNQALSLTADIHFNNQASYSDSYNFVATLPGATADTNTKSASASSQKSQADEHILFTAHWDHIGIDETKTGDNIYNGALDNATGTAGIMEIARQFANQAKAGNGLKRSLTFIATTGEEQGLLGSRFYAANPLYPIDKTVAVFNLDSGNIYGKTSDYTIVGKGQSELETYLIDAAASQGRQATAESNPASGGFFRSDHFSFAKYGVPAVFAGGGSEPLDTVTAEYKTMMQAKMKGCYHNVCDHYHQDWDLSGALQDMSVYYMAAEALGNSQDWPGYYSGSEFNQLRPAKNGQNGANKVAAKPSSAHTVSSK; encoded by the coding sequence GTGAAGCCATACCTTCCCCTTTGTGCCATGGTACTGTTAAGTGCCTGTACAGATAGCAGTGATGTCATCAATAACTCAGCCCAAGTTGCCAAAAGTGCTGTTTCAACCATTGATACGATAAAAACTCATGAGCCAGCGTTTGATGAAGCCCGATTTAGGCAAGGTATACAGACCTTATCATCAGATACCTTTGAAGGCCGCGCACCGACCACTAAGGGAGAAAAGCTCACCTTAGACTACTTGACTCAAGCTTTTAGTGAAATGGGCCTTAAAGGCGCCAATAATGGCAGTTTTTTGCAAGCTGTGCCTATGGTTAGCTATACAGCAAGTGAAGACCAACAGGTTAATTTCGGCGGTATTACGCTTAAGTATCGCAAAGACATGGTATTAAGCAGTCGCCATGATAATCAACACATCACTATCGAAAAAGCGCCCTTAGTGTTTGTGGGTTATGGCATTAATGCCCCTGAATATCAGTGGAATGATTACCAAGGGCTGGACATGAAAGGCAAGATAGCGGTCATTTTAGTGAATGACCCAGGCTTTGCTAAACCAGAACGCCAACTTTTTAATGGCAAGGCCATGACCTATTACGGTCGCTGGAATTACAAATTTGAAGAAGCGAGCCGTCAAGGCGCCCTCGGCGCTGTCATCATCCATGACACAAAGCCTGCATCTTACCCTTGGTCTGTGGTAGAAAATAGTTGGACCGGCGCGCAGCAAGACTTAGTGCAGGATAAAGCCGTGCAAGATGCACGGGTGCAAGTAGAAGGCTGGCTAACCTTAGACACAGCTAAGGCTTTGTTTACTAAAGCGGGAGTTAATCTTGACAACCTAATGGCTCAAGCTGCGGAGCAAGCCACCAATCAGGCATTATCCCTGACTGCTGATATCCATTTTAACAATCAAGCAAGCTACAGTGACAGCTATAATTTTGTCGCCACCTTACCAGGAGCTACGGCAGATACAAACACTAAGTCAGCGTCAGCGTCATCACAAAAGAGCCAAGCTGACGAGCATATTTTGTTTACCGCTCACTGGGATCATATTGGCATAGATGAGACTAAAACTGGCGATAATATCTATAACGGTGCGCTGGATAATGCCACTGGCACAGCAGGCATTATGGAAATCGCTCGCCAATTTGCTAACCAAGCAAAGGCCGGCAATGGCCTTAAGCGCAGCCTCACCTTTATTGCCACCACAGGAGAAGAGCAAGGACTCTTAGGCTCACGGTTTTATGCGGCAAACCCACTGTATCCCATTGATAAGACTGTGGCAGTGTTTAATTTAGACAGCGGTAATATTTACGGAAAAACCTCAGATTACACCATAGTAGGTAAAGGTCAGTCTGAGCTTGAAACGTATCTGATTGATGCTGCAGCAAGCCAAGGCCGCCAAGCCACAGCAGAATCTAATCCTGCCTCTGGCGGCTTTTTCCGCTCTGACCACTTCAGTTTTGCTAAATATGGCGTGCCCGCCGTGTTTGCCGGTGGCGGTAGCGAGCCGTTAGATACTGTCACCGCGGAATATAAGACAATGATGCAAGCCAAGATGAAGGGCTGTTATCACAATGTGTGTGATCATTATCATCAGGATTGGGATTTAAGTGGTGCCCTGCAGGACATGAGTGTGTATTACATGGCCGCAGAGGCCTTAGGGAATAGCCAAGATTGGCCAGGCTATTACTCAGGTTCTGAGTTTAATCAGCTGCGCCCTGCTAAAAATGGTCAGAATGGCGCTAACAAGGTTGCTGCTAAGCCGAGTTCTGCACATACAGTATCATCGAAATAG
- the ccoS gene encoding cbb3-type cytochrome oxidase assembly protein CcoS, with product MSIIYVLIPIAMLFVAIAVAVFFWAVKSEQFDDLDRQSVSILFDDDVKKSAANPATPLVNQDIQDAAANLTADNAKIQISIDGKAPKRD from the coding sequence ATGAGCATCATTTATGTGTTGATCCCTATTGCCATGCTATTTGTGGCTATCGCTGTGGCCGTGTTCTTTTGGGCAGTAAAATCAGAACAATTTGACGATTTAGACCGCCAGAGCGTATCAATTTTGTTTGATGATGATGTTAAAAAATCTGCCGCTAATCCGGCGACGCCCTTGGTAAATCAAGACATTCAAGACGCTGCCGCTAACCTTACAGCAGATAATGCCAAGATTCAGATTAGCATTGATGGGAAAGCGCCCAAACGTGATTGA
- the ccoP gene encoding cytochrome-c oxidase, cbb3-type subunit III yields MSNFWTIWISVLSLFVIFACVVLLRFCNKNDTGIEEGASMGHTFDGIEELNNPLPKWWSYMFYITIVFGLIYLAMYPGLGSYKGLFGWTSSNQSVRSMEESKAAVIAAKEAGVLSQYDREIEHADAKYGPIFKAYAETPLEELVKNEKALKVGGRLFLQNCAQCHGSDARGSNGFPNLTDGDWLYGGDLATIKTSIMNGRNGMMPPKGGLPIDDSELDALAEYLVKLSGREHDEAKATQGQGTFMKGCFACHGMDGSGNKFMGAPNLADNVYLYGGSKGILMESIKNGRAGVMPAWKTILGEEKVHVITAYVYSLSNK; encoded by the coding sequence ATGAGTAACTTCTGGACTATTTGGATCAGTGTATTATCACTGTTTGTGATTTTCGCTTGCGTCGTACTGCTGCGTTTTTGTAATAAAAACGACACAGGGATTGAAGAAGGCGCGTCCATGGGGCATACCTTCGATGGTATTGAAGAGCTGAACAATCCACTGCCTAAGTGGTGGTCGTACATGTTCTACATTACTATCGTTTTCGGGTTAATCTATTTAGCCATGTATCCAGGTTTGGGTAGCTACAAAGGCCTATTTGGCTGGACCAGCTCAAACCAGAGTGTGCGTTCTATGGAAGAATCTAAAGCTGCGGTTATCGCGGCTAAAGAAGCGGGCGTCTTGTCTCAATACGACCGTGAAATAGAGCATGCTGACGCTAAATATGGCCCTATTTTCAAAGCCTATGCTGAAACGCCATTGGAAGAGTTAGTCAAGAACGAGAAAGCACTGAAAGTCGGTGGTCGTTTGTTCTTGCAAAACTGTGCTCAGTGTCACGGCTCAGATGCGCGCGGCAGTAACGGTTTCCCTAACCTAACTGACGGCGATTGGTTATATGGTGGCGACTTGGCCACCATTAAAACCAGCATCATGAATGGCCGTAACGGTATGATGCCGCCTAAAGGTGGCTTACCTATCGATGACAGCGAACTTGATGCCTTAGCCGAATACTTGGTTAAGCTTTCAGGGCGAGAGCATGATGAAGCCAAAGCCACTCAAGGCCAAGGTACCTTCATGAAGGGCTGTTTTGCCTGTCACGGCATGGATGGCAGTGGTAACAAGTTCATGGGTGCGCCTAACTTAGCCGATAATGTTTATCTTTACGGCGGCAGTAAAGGTATCCTAATGGAGTCAATTAAGAATGGTCGTGCCGGTGTTATGCCTGCATGGAAAACCATTCTTGGCGAAGAGAAAGTCCACGTTATCACAGCGTATGTTTATAGCTTATCAAACAAATAG
- a CDS encoding sulfite exporter TauE/SafE family protein has protein sequence MIEFSLLGAFLVGLMGAAHCFGMCGGLVGLFSNSIPTAPGRNFLSHQLGFLLSYNLGRITSYAFAGALVGGSSAMLGQLFAIDNYLILLRVLAGVMMILTGLYIAKIWFLIAKIEGLGKYVWRYISPLTQRFSRIQHKREALMAGMIWGWLPCGLVYSTLTWSVAAGNALEGALIMLCFGLGTLPALLSAGFAAKALANLVQKKAVRLASGGLLILFGIQTLYIAIMQLS, from the coding sequence GTGATTGAATTTAGTTTATTGGGTGCCTTTTTGGTGGGTTTGATGGGCGCCGCCCACTGCTTTGGCATGTGTGGCGGCCTAGTGGGACTGTTTTCAAACTCAATCCCCACAGCCCCTGGCCGTAATTTCTTGTCCCATCAATTGGGATTTTTACTCAGTTACAACCTAGGTAGGATAACCAGCTACGCCTTTGCGGGCGCACTCGTGGGTGGCAGCAGCGCCATGCTAGGTCAGCTGTTTGCCATAGATAACTACCTTATCTTATTGCGGGTTTTGGCTGGGGTCATGATGATCTTAACGGGGCTTTATATTGCCAAAATTTGGTTTTTAATTGCCAAGATTGAAGGCTTGGGCAAGTACGTCTGGCGCTACATTTCGCCCTTGACCCAGCGCTTTAGTCGCATACAACACAAGCGTGAAGCACTGATGGCGGGCATGATCTGGGGCTGGCTGCCTTGCGGCTTAGTCTACAGCACCTTGACTTGGTCGGTGGCTGCTGGCAATGCCCTTGAGGGCGCGCTTATCATGCTGTGTTTTGGCTTAGGCACCTTACCAGCATTATTGTCAGCGGGCTTTGCCGCCAAAGCGTTAGCCAATCTGGTTCAAAAAAAAGCCGTACGCTTAGCCAGTGGCGGTTTGTTAATTTTATTTGGAATACAAACACTTTACATCGCCATAATGCAGCTAAGCTAG
- a CDS encoding FixH family protein has product MSTPPWYKQFWPWFLIVLPLCAVVASLSTLYIAITNSDSLVKDDYYKDGKAINMDLRKIKQAKHLGIKFLITKEGNSLVLSQEGGPAYQAALNFELFHPTIEAKDFKLLATADANYHYRIQLPENITGTWEVKLESFDSQWRIQQRVNFSEKTEYWLQ; this is encoded by the coding sequence ATGTCGACTCCCCCTTGGTATAAGCAGTTCTGGCCCTGGTTTTTAATCGTACTGCCACTGTGTGCCGTCGTAGCCAGTTTATCTACCCTGTATATCGCCATTACTAACTCAGACTCCCTCGTTAAAGACGATTATTACAAAGATGGTAAAGCCATCAATATGGACTTGCGTAAAATCAAGCAAGCCAAACATTTAGGCATTAAATTCTTAATCACCAAGGAAGGCAATAGTTTAGTGCTGAGTCAAGAAGGCGGCCCGGCTTATCAGGCAGCGCTCAATTTTGAGCTATTCCACCCCACCATAGAAGCTAAAGATTTCAAACTGCTCGCCACAGCGGATGCCAATTACCATTATCGCATTCAATTACCAGAGAACATCACAGGCACCTGGGAAGTTAAATTAGAAAGTTTTGACAGCCAATGGCGCATTCAGCAAAGGGTAAACTTCTCCGAAAAAACTGAATACTGGCTGCAATAA